Proteins from a single region of Undibacterium sp. KW1:
- a CDS encoding integration host factor subunit beta → MTKSELIARLAERYPQLVAKDVDIAVKTILDAMSDALATGQRIEIRGFGSFALNSRPPRIGRNPKSGDKVMVPEKRVPHFKPGKELRERVDAMVGQPIHDD, encoded by the coding sequence ATGACTAAGTCGGAGCTGATAGCTCGTCTGGCAGAGCGATATCCGCAACTGGTAGCTAAAGATGTGGATATCGCTGTTAAAACCATACTGGACGCAATGTCGGATGCCCTGGCAACAGGGCAACGCATAGAAATCCGCGGTTTTGGCAGCTTTGCACTGAACAGTCGTCCACCACGGATAGGTCGTAATCCCAAGTCCGGTGACAAGGTGATGGTCCCTGAAAAACGGGTGCCGCACTTTAAGCCAGGCAAGGAGTTGCGCGAACGTGTTGATGCCATGGTGGGGCAACCGATACACGATGACTAA
- the aroA gene encoding 3-phosphoshikimate 1-carboxyvinyltransferase, translating to MTQASKHYPHHIDLQPVMQVQGAVKLPGSKSISNRTLLLAALAEGKTQIMDLLASDDTLVMLNALTQLGVHWEQDGESQNYTVDGVKGHFPKHQADLFMGNAGTAIRPLVGALAVLGGDYTIHGVHRMHERPIGDLVDALNEAGAQIEYTGNPGYPPLHIRRGHVHAQRLQVKGNVSSQFLTALLMAAPLMAREHDVTIEVIGELISKPYIEITLNLMQKFGVTVERDGWQAFTVTKGQHYVSPGVIHVEGDASSASYFLAAGAIAGGPIRVEGVGKSSIQGDVRFAEALEKMGATITRGDNWIEATSNGVLQAIDMDFNHIPDAAMTIAVAALYANGTTTLRNIASWRVKETDRLSAMATELRKLGAIVEEGADYMTVTPPEHILPATIDTYDDHRMAMCFSLASLDGRARRGATMRINDPKCVAKTFPDYFEVFAKINHRDLF from the coding sequence ATGACACAAGCAAGCAAACATTATCCGCACCACATCGATCTGCAACCTGTCATGCAGGTTCAGGGCGCAGTTAAATTACCTGGCTCCAAAAGCATTTCCAACCGTACCCTTTTGCTGGCGGCGCTGGCAGAAGGCAAAACTCAAATCATGGATTTGCTGGCATCGGATGACACCCTGGTCATGCTGAACGCCCTGACGCAATTGGGTGTTCACTGGGAGCAGGATGGCGAAAGCCAGAATTACACGGTAGACGGTGTAAAAGGCCACTTCCCCAAACACCAGGCAGACCTGTTCATGGGCAATGCCGGTACTGCGATACGCCCGCTGGTAGGTGCCCTGGCCGTGCTGGGTGGTGATTACACTATCCACGGCGTGCACCGCATGCATGAACGTCCTATCGGTGACCTGGTTGATGCACTGAATGAAGCTGGTGCGCAGATAGAATATACCGGCAATCCAGGTTACCCGCCTTTGCATATACGCCGTGGCCATGTTCACGCCCAGCGTTTGCAGGTCAAGGGCAATGTCTCCAGCCAATTTCTGACGGCCTTGCTGATGGCTGCACCTTTGATGGCGCGCGAGCATGATGTGACGATAGAAGTGATAGGTGAGCTGATTTCCAAGCCTTATATAGAAATCACCCTGAACCTTATGCAAAAATTTGGCGTGACGGTAGAGCGTGATGGCTGGCAGGCTTTTACTGTCACAAAAGGCCAGCATTATGTGTCGCCTGGTGTTATCCACGTCGAAGGTGATGCTTCATCTGCTTCCTACTTCCTGGCAGCAGGTGCCATCGCTGGCGGCCCTATCCGTGTAGAAGGTGTAGGCAAGTCCAGCATACAGGGCGATGTGCGCTTTGCCGAGGCATTGGAAAAAATGGGTGCAACCATCACCCGTGGTGATAACTGGATAGAGGCCACTTCGAATGGGGTCTTGCAAGCCATAGATATGGATTTTAACCATATCCCCGACGCTGCCATGACGATTGCGGTAGCCGCACTATATGCCAATGGCACCACGACCCTGCGCAATATTGCCAGCTGGCGCGTTAAGGAAACCGATCGCCTGTCTGCCATGGCAACAGAATTGCGCAAGCTTGGGGCAATAGTGGAAGAGGGCGCAGATTATATGACGGTCACACCGCCCGAGCATATCCTGCCTGCAACTATCGATACTTACGATGATCACCGCATGGCCATGTGCTTCTCTTTGGCCAGCCTCGATGGCCGGGCCCGCAGAGGTGCTACTATGCGCATCAATGATCCAAAATGCGTGGCCAAGACCTTCCCAGATTACTTTGAAGTCTTTGCCAAGATTAATCACCGAGATTTGTTTTAA
- the cmk gene encoding (d)CMP kinase encodes MTTRSPVITIDGPTASGKGTVAHRVAKHLGFHYLDSGALYRLTALMATRHGIALDDETTIASMARTLPCRFVHGHVFLEDADVTDAVRAEEVGVAASRIAVLPAVRQALVDLQVAFRYTPGLVADGRDMGTVIFPDASLKVFLTASAEARASRRYKQLIEKGISANMENLVKDLMERDARDSARSTAPLKPAPDAIILDTSELTAEEAVNKVLVWYAQTQTNNTI; translated from the coding sequence ATGACTACACGTAGTCCTGTTATCACGATAGACGGCCCTACCGCATCCGGTAAGGGCACGGTGGCACACAGGGTGGCCAAGCATCTGGGTTTTCATTACCTCGATTCTGGTGCCCTGTACCGCCTGACTGCCTTGATGGCCACCCGCCATGGCATCGCTCTGGATGATGAAACTACCATTGCCAGCATGGCAAGGACCCTGCCTTGCCGTTTTGTTCACGGCCATGTTTTTCTGGAAGATGCGGATGTCACCGATGCCGTAAGGGCAGAAGAGGTTGGCGTAGCCGCTTCCCGTATTGCTGTTTTGCCGGCAGTGCGTCAGGCCCTGGTTGATTTGCAGGTGGCTTTTCGCTATACACCCGGCCTGGTGGCTGATGGGCGCGACATGGGGACGGTGATCTTCCCCGATGCCAGCTTAAAAGTTTTCTTAACAGCAAGTGCTGAGGCGCGCGCAAGCCGTCGATATAAGCAATTGATTGAAAAGGGAATTTCTGCTAATATGGAAAACTTGGTAAAAGATTTGATGGAACGTGATGCGAGAGATAGTGCCCGCAGCACAGCGCCGCTCAAGCCCGCACCAGACGCGATCATCCTGGATACATCTGAATTAACTGCTGAAGAAGCGGTCAATAAAGTTCTGGTCTGGTATGCGCAAACACAGACAAACAACACTATATAA
- a CDS encoding prephenate dehydrogenase/arogenate dehydrogenase family protein, with translation MQKAFQRIAIFGVGLIGGSFALALKKAGAVEQIAGVGRSQASLEKAQQLGIIDEIALNAEQALRNCDLVLIAAPVAQTGAILKAIYPHLQPGTIVTDAGSTKADVVAAARASLGEKIAQFVPAHPIAGRELNGPEAALVDLYIGKKAVITRLPENTDADVARVAWTWQQCGAIIHHLEPAAHDAVFAAVSHLPHLLAYALVDDIARKPHADTLFQYAASGFRDFTRIAGSSPEMWRDISLANRAAMLQELDSYTARLSILRQHLVDADSEGIEGIYTNAQRARHNWISAIEAAEKQQREGGD, from the coding sequence ATGCAAAAAGCTTTTCAACGCATAGCGATTTTTGGCGTAGGTTTGATTGGAGGTTCATTTGCCCTGGCTTTGAAAAAGGCAGGGGCAGTTGAGCAGATAGCCGGGGTAGGGCGCAGCCAGGCTTCACTGGAAAAAGCGCAGCAATTGGGCATCATCGATGAAATAGCCTTGAATGCCGAACAGGCACTGCGCAACTGCGACCTGGTACTGATAGCCGCGCCAGTGGCACAAACCGGCGCGATATTGAAGGCGATTTATCCGCACCTGCAGCCGGGTACGATAGTCACGGATGCGGGCAGTACCAAGGCCGATGTGGTGGCAGCCGCACGCGCCAGCCTGGGTGAAAAGATTGCGCAATTTGTACCTGCGCATCCAATTGCCGGACGTGAATTGAACGGGCCTGAGGCAGCACTGGTGGATTTGTATATTGGCAAAAAAGCCGTCATCACCCGCCTGCCAGAAAATACCGATGCTGACGTGGCGAGGGTGGCCTGGACATGGCAGCAATGCGGTGCCATCATCCATCATCTGGAGCCTGCTGCGCATGATGCTGTATTTGCTGCAGTCAGCCATTTGCCGCATTTGCTGGCTTATGCCTTGGTCGATGATATCGCCCGCAAGCCGCATGCAGATACCTTGTTCCAGTATGCTGCCAGTGGTTTTCGAGACTTTACCCGCATCGCTGGGTCATCACCGGAAATGTGGCGTGACATCAGTCTGGCGAACCGGGCTGCGATGTTGCAGGAATTGGATTCCTATACCGCCCGCCTGTCCATCTTGCGCCAGCATCTGGTGGATGCCGATAGTGAGGGTATAGAAGGTATTTACACCAATGCCCAGCGCGCGCGGCATAACTGGATCAGTGCCATTGAGGCAGCCGAAAAACAGCAGCGTGAAGGTGGAGATTGA
- the pheA gene encoding prephenate dehydratase: MLNQRARVAEEVGHVKAETNAPVFRPEREAQVLRGVAERNPGPLLSDDIQLIFREIMSACRALERRVVVAFLGPVGTFSEQAVYKQFGHAIQPLPCVSIDEVFRATEAGTADFGVVPIENSSEGAINRTLDLLLQTSLAISGELAIPVQHSLMSKSGNMEGVSRICAHSQALAQCQAWLNQHFPHVERHAVASNAEAARMASGDYTVAAIASEIAGHQYNLGIVSAHIQDDPHNRTRFAVIGRLHTTPSGKDQTSIVLATPNKAGAVYNLLAPLEKHGVSMTRFESRPARTGNWEYYFYVDVEGHVMDAKVAAAMAELNDKAAFFKVLGSYPCTV; the protein is encoded by the coding sequence TTGCTGAACCAGCGCGCCCGCGTGGCGGAAGAAGTTGGTCATGTCAAGGCAGAAACCAATGCGCCAGTGTTTCGTCCTGAGCGTGAAGCGCAAGTCTTGCGCGGCGTGGCGGAGCGCAATCCCGGCCCCTTGCTTAGCGATGATATACAACTGATCTTCCGCGAAATCATGTCAGCCTGCCGTGCGCTGGAGCGCCGCGTGGTCGTGGCTTTCCTTGGCCCTGTCGGCACCTTCAGCGAGCAGGCTGTCTATAAACAGTTTGGTCATGCCATCCAGCCCCTGCCTTGCGTATCTATTGATGAAGTTTTTCGTGCGACAGAAGCAGGCACGGCGGACTTTGGTGTCGTGCCTATCGAGAATTCATCCGAAGGCGCGATCAACCGTACCCTAGATTTGCTCTTGCAAACCAGCCTGGCCATCAGTGGCGAGCTGGCGATACCTGTACAACATAGCCTGATGAGCAAGTCTGGCAATATGGAAGGCGTCAGCCGCATCTGTGCCCACTCGCAAGCTTTGGCGCAGTGCCAGGCCTGGCTGAACCAGCATTTCCCGCATGTGGAAAGACATGCGGTGGCATCGAATGCAGAAGCAGCACGCATGGCCAGTGGTGATTACACCGTGGCAGCGATCGCCAGTGAAATCGCAGGTCACCAGTACAATCTGGGCATCGTCTCTGCCCACATCCAGGATGATCCGCATAACCGTACTCGTTTTGCCGTCATTGGTCGCCTGCATACCACGCCTAGTGGCAAGGACCAGACTTCCATCGTGCTGGCGACACCGAACAAGGCGGGTGCTGTCTATAACCTGCTGGCTCCGCTGGAAAAGCATGGTGTCTCGATGACGCGTTTTGAGTCGCGTCCCGCACGTACCGGCAATTGGGAATATTATTTCTATGTCGATGTAGAAGGCCATGTCATGGACGCCAAGGTGGCAGCCGCCATGGCCGAGTTGAATGATAAAGCGGCCTTCTTCAAGGTGCTGGGTTCTTACCCTTGTACAGTGTGA
- a CDS encoding lipopolysaccharide assembly LapA domain-containing protein — MKYISRFFAIVLFILFFGFALKNDQIVTLQYFFGYQQSAPLVIMLLAFFAGGATLGALAMVPMVFRHRRDLHKHKKTLAEIEKEREAAQRASTQAPQPDSIRNI; from the coding sequence ATGAAATATATTTCAAGATTTTTCGCCATCGTGCTGTTTATCCTGTTCTTTGGCTTTGCCTTGAAAAACGACCAGATAGTCACGCTGCAATATTTCTTTGGCTATCAACAATCTGCGCCACTGGTGATCATGCTGCTGGCTTTTTTTGCCGGCGGTGCTACGCTGGGCGCACTGGCCATGGTGCCCATGGTATTCCGCCACAGACGTGATCTGCACAAGCATAAAAAGACCCTGGCAGAAATTGAAAAAGAACGTGAAGCCGCACAAAGGGCCAGCACACAAGCGCCCCAGCCTGATAGCATTCGCAATATCTGA
- the rpsA gene encoding 30S ribosomal protein S1: MSQDFATGADSFAALFEESLSRQDMRSGEVISAEVVRIDHNFVIVNAGLKSEAFIPVEEFKNDQGDLEVNIGDFVSVAIDSLENGFGDTILSRDKAKRLASWLALEKALESGEIVTGTVNGKVKGGLTVLTNGIRAFLPGSLVDTRPVKDTTPYEGKTMEFKVIKLDRKRNNVVLSRRAVVEASMGEERQKLMETLKEGTVVTGVVKNITDYGAFVDLGGIDGLLHITDLAWRRVRHPSEVLTVGQEITAKVLKFDQEKNRVSLGVKQLGDDPWTGLSRRYPANTRLFGKVTNLTDYGAFVEVEQGIEGLVHVSEMDWTNKNVAPNKVVQLGDEVEVMVLEIDEERRRISLGMKQCKANPWDDFAINHKKGDKVRGAIKSITDFGVFIGLSGNIDGLVHLSDLSWNETGEEAVRRFKKGDELEAIVLAIDVERERVSLGVKQLEGDPFNNYCAMNDKGAVVTGTVKSVEAKGAVIQLADDVEGYLRASEISRDRVEDAGTHLKVGDTVEALVLNIDRKARGIQLSIKAKDSVETQEAMQKMSTTDSNAASGTTSLGALLKAKLDNKN; encoded by the coding sequence ATGTCCCAAGATTTCGCAACCGGTGCAGATAGCTTCGCAGCTTTGTTCGAAGAATCCCTGTCACGTCAGGATATGCGTTCCGGTGAAGTGATTTCTGCTGAAGTCGTCCGTATCGACCACAACTTCGTGATCGTTAACGCTGGCTTGAAGTCTGAAGCCTTTATTCCTGTTGAAGAATTCAAAAACGACCAGGGCGACCTGGAAGTTAATATCGGCGATTTCGTTTCCGTGGCGATTGATTCGCTGGAAAACGGCTTCGGCGACACAATTTTGTCCCGTGACAAAGCTAAACGTCTGGCCTCCTGGCTCGCGCTGGAAAAAGCGCTGGAGTCTGGCGAGATCGTTACTGGTACAGTAAATGGCAAAGTCAAAGGTGGTCTGACTGTTCTGACGAACGGCATCCGCGCTTTCTTGCCAGGTTCTTTGGTTGATACACGCCCAGTTAAGGATACAACTCCTTACGAAGGCAAAACCATGGAATTCAAAGTGATCAAGCTCGACCGCAAACGTAACAACGTTGTGCTGTCCCGCCGCGCTGTTGTTGAAGCGTCCATGGGCGAAGAGCGTCAAAAACTGATGGAAACCCTGAAAGAAGGCACAGTGGTTACTGGTGTTGTTAAAAACATCACTGACTACGGCGCGTTCGTTGATCTGGGTGGCATCGATGGCTTGTTGCACATCACCGACCTGGCATGGCGTCGTGTACGTCACCCTTCCGAGGTGTTGACAGTTGGTCAGGAAATCACTGCAAAAGTATTGAAATTCGACCAAGAGAAAAACCGTGTTTCCCTGGGCGTAAAACAATTGGGCGACGACCCATGGACAGGTTTGTCCCGTCGTTACCCAGCGAACACACGTCTGTTCGGTAAAGTAACGAACCTGACCGACTACGGCGCGTTCGTTGAAGTCGAGCAAGGTATCGAAGGTCTGGTTCACGTTTCCGAAATGGACTGGACGAACAAAAACGTTGCTCCAAACAAAGTTGTTCAATTGGGCGACGAAGTTGAAGTCATGGTTCTGGAAATCGACGAAGAACGTCGTCGTATCAGCCTGGGCATGAAACAGTGCAAAGCCAATCCTTGGGATGATTTCGCGATCAACCACAAGAAAGGTGACAAAGTTCGCGGCGCGATCAAGTCCATCACTGATTTCGGCGTATTTATCGGTTTGTCTGGCAACATCGACGGTCTGGTACATTTGTCTGACCTGTCCTGGAATGAAACAGGCGAAGAGGCAGTACGTCGCTTCAAGAAAGGTGACGAACTGGAAGCCATCGTTCTGGCAATCGACGTTGAGCGTGAGCGCGTTTCCCTGGGCGTTAAGCAACTGGAAGGCGACCCATTCAATAACTACTGCGCAATGAACGACAAAGGTGCAGTTGTTACTGGTACAGTTAAATCCGTTGAAGCCAAAGGCGCAGTAATCCAGTTGGCAGACGACGTTGAAGGCTACCTGCGTGCATCCGAAATCTCCCGCGACCGCGTGGAAGATGCTGGTACACACCTGAAAGTCGGCGACACAGTTGAAGCCCTGGTATTGAACATCGACCGCAAAGCTCGTGGTATCCAATTGTCTATCAAAGCTAAAGATAGCGTTGAAACACAAGAAGCTATGCAAAAAATGTCCACTACTGATTCCAACGCAGCATCCGGCACAACCAGCCTGGGCGCTTTGTTGAAAGCCAAGCTCGACAATAAAAACTAA